In a genomic window of Bordetella petrii:
- the hisA gene encoding 1-(5-phosphoribosyl)-5-[(5-phosphoribosylamino)methylideneamino]imidazole-4-carboxamide isomerase produces MLLIPAIDLKDGRCVRLRQGDLDEATVFSEDPAAMATHWLDLGARRLHLVDLNGAVAGKPKNDAPIKAILDAVGDDIPVQIGGGIRDLDTIESYLDAGISYVIIGTAAVKNPGFLQDACGAFPGHIIVGLDARDGKIATDGWSKLTRHDVLDLAKKFEDYGCEAIIYTDISRDGMLSGVNVDATVRLAQHVRIPVYASGGIAGLSDIEALCAVEEEGVEGAILGRSIYEGALDFQAAQARADELTQ; encoded by the coding sequence ATGCTGCTGATCCCCGCCATCGATCTCAAAGACGGGCGCTGCGTACGCCTGCGCCAGGGAGACCTCGACGAGGCAACGGTATTCTCTGAAGACCCCGCCGCCATGGCCACCCACTGGCTCGACCTGGGCGCGCGCCGCCTGCACCTGGTCGACCTGAACGGCGCCGTGGCGGGCAAGCCCAAGAACGACGCGCCCATCAAGGCCATCCTCGACGCCGTCGGCGACGACATTCCGGTCCAGATCGGCGGTGGCATCCGCGATCTCGACACCATCGAGTCCTATCTCGACGCCGGCATCTCGTACGTCATCATCGGCACGGCCGCGGTCAAGAACCCCGGCTTCCTGCAAGATGCCTGCGGCGCCTTTCCCGGCCACATCATCGTCGGCCTGGACGCGCGCGACGGCAAGATCGCCACCGACGGCTGGAGCAAGCTCACCCGCCACGACGTGCTCGACCTGGCCAAGAAGTTCGAAGACTACGGCTGCGAGGCCATCATCTACACCGACATCAGCCGCGACGGCATGCTGTCGGGCGTGAATGTCGACGCCACCGTGCGGCTGGCGCAGCACGTGCGCATCCCCGTATACGCCTCCGGCGGCATCGCCGGCCTGTCCGACATCGAAGCGCTGTGCGCGGTCGAAGAAGAAGGCGTCGAAGGCGCCATCCTGGGCCGCAGCATCTACGAAGGCGCGCTCGACTTCCAAGCCGCCCAGGCCCGCGCCGACGAACTCACCCAATGA
- the hisH gene encoding imidazole glycerol phosphate synthase subunit HisH, producing the protein MTTIAIVDYGMGNFHSVARALRFAAPDADIRICNRAADIDAADRVVFPGQGAMPDCMRTLNESGLREAVVRAARAKPLLGVCVGEQMLFEASEEGDTPCLGLFPGKVRRFAGAQFAGDDLAQNGAERLKVPHMGWNQVRQTRSHALWDGIPDHTHFYFVHSYYAAPADPALTVGETDYGVTFTCAVAAANIFAVQFHPEKSAAHGLRLYRNFVDWNP; encoded by the coding sequence GTGACCACTATCGCCATCGTCGACTACGGAATGGGCAATTTCCATTCCGTGGCCCGGGCGCTGCGCTTTGCCGCGCCCGATGCCGACATCCGCATCTGCAACCGCGCCGCCGACATCGACGCGGCCGACCGCGTCGTATTTCCCGGTCAGGGCGCCATGCCCGACTGCATGCGCACCCTGAACGAATCCGGCCTGCGCGAAGCCGTAGTGCGCGCCGCGCGCGCCAAGCCGCTGCTGGGCGTGTGCGTGGGCGAACAAATGCTGTTCGAGGCCAGCGAAGAGGGCGACACCCCCTGCCTGGGCCTGTTCCCCGGCAAGGTGCGCCGCTTCGCGGGCGCCCAGTTCGCCGGCGACGACCTCGCCCAGAACGGGGCCGAACGGCTCAAGGTGCCCCACATGGGCTGGAACCAAGTCCGCCAGACGCGCTCTCATGCCTTGTGGGACGGCATTCCCGACCATACGCATTTTTATTTCGTGCACAGCTACTATGCCGCGCCGGCCGATCCCGCCCTTACCGTAGGGGAAACCGACTACGGCGTTACATTTACGTGCGCCGTGGCAGCCGCTAACATTTTCGCGGTGCAGTTCCACCCCGAGAAAAGCGCGGCCCACGGTTTGCGCCTGTACCGCAATTTTGTAGACTGGAACCCATAG
- the hisB gene encoding imidazoleglycerol-phosphate dehydratase HisB, which produces MRTAEITRNTNETRIRVAVNLDGTGKQTLDTGVPFLDHMLDQIARHGLIDLDIKAEGDLHIDAHHTVEDVGITLGMAIAKAVGDKAGLRRYGHAYVPLDEALSRVVIDFSGRPGLEYHIPFTRARIGDFDVDLTREFFQGLVNHALVTLHIDNLRGVNAHHQCETVFKAFGRALRMALELDPRMGGAVPSTKGVL; this is translated from the coding sequence ATGCGTACCGCCGAAATCACCCGCAACACCAACGAAACGCGCATCCGCGTGGCCGTCAATCTCGACGGCACCGGCAAGCAGACGCTCGACACCGGCGTGCCGTTCCTCGACCACATGCTCGACCAGATCGCGCGGCATGGCCTCATCGACCTCGACATCAAGGCCGAGGGCGACCTGCACATCGACGCCCACCACACGGTGGAAGACGTCGGCATCACGCTGGGCATGGCCATCGCCAAGGCAGTCGGCGACAAGGCCGGCCTGCGCCGCTACGGGCACGCCTACGTGCCGCTCGACGAAGCCCTGTCGCGCGTGGTCATCGATTTCTCCGGCCGCCCCGGCCTCGAATATCACATCCCGTTCACGCGCGCGCGCATTGGCGACTTCGATGTCGACCTCACCCGTGAATTCTTCCAGGGCCTGGTCAACCATGCCCTGGTCACCCTGCACATCGACAATCTGCGCGGCGTCAACGCCCACCACCAATGCGAAACGGTCTTCAAGGCCTTCGGCCGCGCGCTGCGCATGGCCCTGGAGCTCGATCCCCGCATGGGCGGCGCGGTGCCGTCCACCAAAGGCGTCCTGTAA
- the hisC gene encoding histidinol-phosphate transaminase encodes MNAANPADRITATVRADIRVLTAYPVPPAADGIKLDAMECPYALPDAVRDDIARAVRETALNRYPPGDPTALANEVRQAFGIPPQAGLLFGNGSDELIHLIVQACCQPGDTVLSPWPSFVYFDMAARFDHARFVGVPLTADLQLDLPAMLQAIAQHRPKVVFLALPNNPTGGLWPDAAVQAILDAAPGLVVLDEAYQPFAGHSWMPRLPELPHAVVLRTVSKIGLAGLRFGYLAGHPDWIAEFDKVRPPYNLNVLTQAALRAVLRHKPVLDGQAARLRADREPLADSLAALPGVTVYRSAANFVLARFSGKPGGNAVHLALKTRKILVKNVAGAHPLLADCLRISVGTPDENRALLSALQDILSSN; translated from the coding sequence ATGAACGCCGCCAACCCGGCCGACCGCATCACCGCGACCGTCCGGGCCGACATCCGCGTACTGACCGCCTACCCGGTGCCGCCGGCGGCGGACGGCATCAAGCTCGATGCCATGGAATGCCCCTACGCGCTGCCCGATGCCGTGCGCGACGACATCGCCCGCGCAGTGCGCGAAACGGCGCTCAACCGCTACCCTCCGGGCGACCCCACCGCCCTGGCCAATGAGGTCCGGCAGGCTTTCGGCATTCCGCCGCAGGCCGGCCTGCTGTTCGGCAACGGGTCGGACGAGCTCATCCACCTGATCGTGCAGGCCTGTTGCCAGCCGGGCGACACGGTGCTGTCGCCGTGGCCGTCGTTTGTGTATTTCGACATGGCGGCGCGCTTCGACCACGCCCGCTTCGTGGGCGTGCCGCTCACGGCCGACCTGCAACTCGACTTGCCCGCCATGCTGCAGGCCATTGCGCAACATCGCCCCAAGGTGGTGTTCCTGGCGCTGCCCAACAATCCCACCGGGGGGCTGTGGCCCGACGCCGCCGTGCAGGCCATACTGGACGCGGCCCCGGGCCTGGTGGTGCTGGACGAGGCCTACCAGCCCTTTGCCGGGCACTCCTGGATGCCGCGCCTGCCCGAACTGCCCCACGCCGTGGTGCTGCGCACCGTGTCCAAAATAGGCCTGGCCGGCCTGCGCTTCGGCTATCTGGCGGGCCACCCCGACTGGATCGCCGAGTTCGACAAGGTGCGCCCGCCATACAACCTGAACGTACTGACGCAGGCCGCGCTGCGCGCCGTGCTGCGCCACAAGCCGGTGCTCGACGGCCAGGCCGCGCGGCTGCGCGCCGACCGCGAACCCCTGGCCGACAGCCTGGCAGCCCTGCCGGGGGTCACGGTGTACCGCAGCGCCGCCAACTTCGTACTTGCGCGCTTTTCCGGCAAGCCGGGCGGCAACGCCGTGCATCTTGCGCTGAAAACGCGCAAAATACTGGTCAAGAACGTTGCCGGCGCGCACCCCCTGCTGGCCGATTGCCTGCGCATCTCGGTGGGCACGCCCGACGAAAACCGCGCGCTGCTAAGCGCCCTGCAAGATATCCTCAGCTCCAATTAG